Below is a genomic region from Gadus macrocephalus chromosome 14, ASM3116895v1.
GTTCAAAAAAGATATTTGTTTGGTCAACCCGAAAATATGGATCCATCGAAGCACATTTCACAATATAGTTGgttaatttatttaaaacaattaAAGAAAAGTCGGACTACTTTTAGTGGAAGTCGGACCGACCGTACCATCCATGCTGAATTTCTTCACCCGAGTGAGTCACCCCTATAAACGGTTTGGTATAGTCCAGTCGTGACGTAACCGGTTCGGCAGTGCTTGGTAGGTCAAGGGAGGCTTGTTGTTTTGCTTTATTGTTGACGCTTAGTTTACCATCTTGTTTTAAGGCTTGTTTACATTGAATTAAAGCACCAATTTTATACGAATTGACCACGTAACATATTGTTCTCCTACTGCATCGAGAGCCCGGAAACGTCAAACATGAAATGGATGTTCAAAGAGGATCATTCCTTGGGtaagggagggttatttgatcataataaaaatacacaacATCTACCAAAGCCGTTTGTAGGATCGTTTATTTTATTCAATATCTGATCCATCCGAATCTATAACCCGAGAACCCAACTCCCTAGATTCCCATGTTTCTACCCTTCTGTTTTTTGACTTGATGGAAGCATTAGAGTCAAAACAAAGCAAATGTCGGTCGTGTCATCCGCTGTGATGATATACAACGATTTCTTCATATCCCGTTATGTCGACTAACGTGTGTGCATTGTCAAGACGACGTGTTCATGTGattagtaggcctacctacTCGACCTCGTTTTAGGGAAGGACAGCAACACAAAGGAACGATAACAACAAGCTCTTAAGCCTCTGCTCTGCAAGCCTACTGTTGCCATGTATTTACAGCCGGTCCTATGTACCCAACACTTTTCCGGACATTGTGCACATGTTTCACTCTTGGAGGATCAATATGAACAATATCCACCGTGAACAGAACGAGTGACTTTTGATCGGTCTTGAGAGGGCCCGTTATATTCAAGAATGACAGCCTTTTGGCATAAAAAACGGCATGTTCTCTTAGTATAATTAAGTATATTCATGAGAAAATATAATGATTTCCCTTTGGGATCTAATATTGTGTTTATTTAGGAAAACAACTATCTTACCACGAGAGCACTTTTTTATACAGCTGAGCTCAGTCGGCGTCAAGTGACATATGACACTGGCATAGGGTGCTTGTGAGGTCATTGCTTTAATTAATTGGATATTCATTTTCTCTTTACCATCAGAACATCGGTGCATAGAGTCAACCAAAATCCGCAACAAGTACCCTGATAGGGTTCCAGTGAGTGACACCAGCTTACCTCATCACTTCATGGATTGGACATTGTCATAACTGCATGGAAATAGATTGAATCAATGTAGAATCAATgtattctgttgttgttgtatgtTAGGTCATTGTGGAGAAGGTGTCAGGATCACAAATCGTGGAGATTGACAAGAGGAAGTACCTGGTCCCCTCTGACATAACAGTGGCCCAGTTCATGTGGATCATCAGAAAACGCATTCAGATGCCCTCTGAGAAGGCCATCTACCTGTTTGTGGACAAGACAGTGCCTCAGTCCAGGTCAGAGTCCTCCTCAGTAGATGCTTGACAAAGTGTTCTCGCTCGTATCACAATGCATCCTCGgcaaaaacaaagacacatttCCCGTCATGTTTTTTAGTTCCTTTTTTTAAAGGAGAAATATTTCAATGTACAATCAGCCTGTACTTTACCATGTTTGTGCTGATACATTGGTAACGGAATTTACTTGTTTTTTACACTTTATGAGGACTATTATTGCCTCCCCTAATATTCAGACATGTATTCTGTTTAGGCTGCAGTAGCTTTTTTTGTGTCCTAATATAATGTGTTCCTTGCCCTTTATGGAGGGcaaaagccctttgagactgtaaccgggattaaaggcacccagtgcaactttcgaggcttaaaaataaacattcaatttctagtcttttttacacgtagtaagtttcaataactccataccattacataccgacatttaagcagcaaagatgagacgtcgttgtgtggtgagaactgatacaaaatcgataacaacaacaatgccgccattttctttattttttgtaacctacaataaataaagcaagcttccagtcaatggaaaaatggcttctccccaccggcgattgttgttgtttacgattttctatcagttctcaccacacaacgacgtctcatctttgctccttgaatgtcgatatgtaatggtatggagttattgaaacttactacgtgtaaaaaagactagaaattgaatgtttatttttcattgaatgtttacataaagttgcactgggtgcctttaagggctGGCTATATACAAAACATTTACTTCAATGTACCTGCTAGTAGTGTTTAACTAACAGTGTATTAGTATTCTCATTCGGGAATATTATGGTGAATGTTGCAAAGTTCTATAATCATTTCTGGAGGGGGAAGTTATTTACGTATGTAGCGCAACTAATTGTGCTCAGGATTTCATAAATGTAAGGTAGAATGATCTACAATAAAGCACaagtttataaaataaataattataataatttctATTATTAATAGTTATATTATTACAATGATATATTAGCTTAATTTGGACggtgactgtctgtgtgtgactccTGAATGATTTCCCTCTCGTTGCAGCATCACGATGGGACAGCTGtatgagaaggagaaggatgaggacgGCTTCTTATACGTGGCTTACAGCGGAGAGAACACCTTCGGTTATTGAAACCCACAACCGTGATCAAACCCCCCCTcgaccgccaccgccaccaccaccaccaacaccaccaccaccaccacctccacctccacctctaccaccaccgaCACCTTAGAAAAACTGCTGGAATTTCCCAGAGAAATTGAATGGCTTGAAGGCATCAGGGACGTTGACTGTGGGCTCACTTGGAATGGATGATCGTCAGTGAGGAGGGCTCTTGTGTGCTTGCTTTGGCCCATGCTGCGTTTTGCAATGATTGATTAACTTATGAGTCGTGATTTCAATTGTGTCACAGTGTGGTTTGAAGTTCTTGTAGGCGttaggtgtgtgttggttagttttctgttgttttttcGGATAGGGGGACCAGCCGTCCCCATTTTCCTGGGCCATCTGTTTTTGGAGGCCTGTaactgaaaaaaaattaaaataaaactatATATTAATGATTTTTGCCGAGGTTCTAGCTTGCTGATGAATATTAATTTCATGACAGTTGGTAATTAGTCTTGTGTCTATCTGATGGCGTTTGACATGAGCTAGCTAAGTGGGGTCTATAGACTTTATACCATAAGCAGGCATGACCGATCATAAAGAATAGGCTACAATTTAGAACGATTCCCTATTTTAATTAACCTATTTTGGCTTGTATCTGGGTTTAAAACGCATCATAGTAATACATAGTATTAGTACATTTACCATGATCAGAATagactaaatgtaaatatgtctGCTTCTTCCATTTCCCGAAACATTAACATCAGATATTTTGTTGATATATGGATCGCCAAACTACAAATGtccccgtttttttttttcggaaaTCGGATCACGTTATGTTTGGATGGCTTTTGTTTGGCTTTCATCTTTTAAGATTATATTTAAATGGTACTATTTGAAGGTAAGGTAGCTGGATGACCTAACCAATAAAAAGTATGCCGTAAATATATcagtttttctttatttcacaAAACACTTACTCACAAGCGCCTATAGAGGGTGGTATTGGTGAACAAACTTTAAAGGAGACAATAGCAGTGTTGAGATTGATGTGTAGGTCTCTTCAGACACGAGTGGGGAAAGAATGTTTATGTGTAGGGGTGAGGTAAATATTAAAAGGATAGGATGAGATATGTATCGATAGTCTCACAGACCATGGCATCACAGAACGGAAAAGGGACAGTGTTCAAAGTGCTCTCTCAACTAGAACCATTTTCCATAAGCAATTATGAACTTAGGACCCGGTTAGATTGTGGGCTCAATGTGGCAATTATTAAATATACCAAATCAAAAAAACATCCGATAAAATTGTTTCATCTCTGTGAAATAGGGCAAGCCCTATTAATATAAACCCCGAAAGGGTTAAGAAATAGACAGAACCCAAGGCCCTGTTTGGTGTGTAATGAATTGAAATGTTTGACTTGAGCTATTAGATAATAATACATGATTTACTACTGTATTAatcaataattaatataaaataagagAAACATAAATTGTGCACAGACACATATCTTAATTTTCTCTTCAAAGATGggtggtttaacacaatgacgaaggcaagcagccaattgcgtacagagtcatttgaattAGGCCCGTTGATAACGCCTCTTGttctgaagaaaatgacggGAGCCTCCCCAGACCTATGTGCAAtatacgattgagcttggtctggcaatatcCAGGCTAGAGAATTATATCAAGTGAAATCAGAttgagggcagaggagggccATGGGAAGTTTGGATTTTGGGGTTTTGCAAATAGTTGAATAACATAGATACATTTATGAATAACGATGTGAATGCAATCTTAGCCTATTAATAAATTGCTATATTATTGTATTCCAAAAAAGTAAAGACTGTTGTGACTTCTCTTTGATCACCCCTTGCAAAAAAGCAAAATGGTTcagtaagaagaagaagaaccgtCAGAGGGCATTTTCTGCAGAGTATACttctgtattatgttaaaaCTGGAATGTAAATTATGGATAGAATAGCTACTATTTATAATTTTGGCATATTTGTgcaaatctgtttatttttgccTCTTTTATCTTTACAGGAAAATGACTATTGAgtcatgttttgtttgtttaccttttATTGATGTTATTTTTTGGTTAGGTTTTTTTTAAGGTTCCTTAAAGGTCCCAcagcatgctactttatggatgcttttaaataggtgttagtgggcccctgATACATTATTAGTTCAAGAAATTCAgtcttggtgcagaattacagccgcTATACTAGCCAGTCCCCCAATgtgctttccacaaacgtgtctgtagctttaaatgctatggagtggcgaagtcacgccccttccggtagagctcatgggacctatgagatcgaaaaatatgaatgggtgtcaatggagagaaaataattattttctggtcccagtctttatatgccctggattacacgaaaagaaaagaaaactaaaaatgttcgtgaagaagtttgataattttaggttttatgtgaggccgctttgtgaactacagctcttcgctgctctcgacgcacacgatatacgtcaccacacccgcacttggaactcggcacagagatggcgatctctctgctccacttcaccactttttttcaaggcgataaaagcatagaaagaggtgaaaaccactataagtcggggcatgtggagagctttagttatgtgccatctctatgtgccatctctgccgagttccaagtgcgggtgtggtgacgtatatcatatgcgtcgagagcagcgaagagctgtagttcacaaagcggcctcacataaaacctaaaatcctaaaatcatttaaatccacaaacaacatatgtgtaatccagggcatataaagactgggaccagaaaataataattttctctccattgacacccattcatatttttcgatctcataggtcccatgagctctaccggaaggggcgtgacttcgccactctattgaggaggagagaggcgggtcaaggttgagggtgggggtgtggccctgagcatcTTGCGGCCACGATGTTTAATGGCTCGGATTCATATtatcatctggaggcgcacacagctattggccgtgttctgtaaaatTTCTAGAGCACtctgggtgctccggcgggagtcctggactcggagctctatatctaa
It encodes:
- the LOC132471827 gene encoding gamma-aminobutyric acid receptor-associated protein-like 2; translation: MKWMFKEDHSLEHRCIESTKIRNKYPDRVPVIVEKVSGSQIVEIDKRKYLVPSDITVAQFMWIIRKRIQMPSEKAIYLFVDKTVPQSSITMGQLYEKEKDEDGFLYVAYSGENTFGY